The Etheostoma cragini isolate CJK2018 chromosome 15, CSU_Ecrag_1.0, whole genome shotgun sequence genome window below encodes:
- the cbx8a gene encoding chromobox protein homolog 8a isoform X2, with amino-acid sequence MELSAVGESVFAAESIIKRRIRRGRWEYLVKWKGWSHKERERELFGPKKRGPKPETFLLKAKAKEKAYEFRREAPRGIQVSYPIPEPVITPRAREGLRTVVPTIFPPSAVNRGESVHVRPPEPERRPRPTPTASLTVQEAVRFPKKRGRKPKLQLQYEKDNEGSSEPDTKRSRSLEEPVSHGLSKMPRRLFHHGETSDHSLLQLTRRFQEKTTITPKHSGEQRHAGLSYSCAFSPDVLKRDQGGDRTKCLSRMSIPRPNTSAEHRRHQMKECCLPREQPAVSTQSESIHDKSTRPASSWTPSYTNLDTVTVTDVTMNFLTVTVRESKTEKGFFREKR; translated from the exons ATGGAGCTCTCGGCTGTTGGTGAGAGCGTCTTCGCAGCTGAGTCTATAATTAAACGGCGGATCAGACGG GGTCGCTGGGAATATCTCGTGAAATGGAAGGGCTGGTCTCACAA GGAGCGCGAAAGGGAGCTGTTCGGGCCGAAGAAGAGGGGTCCCAAACCTGAGACATTTCTCTTAAAG gccaaagcaaaagaaaaggcGTATGAATTTAGAAGAGAGGCTCCCAGGGGGATCCAGGTTTCCTATCCCATCCCGGAGCCTGTCATAACACCGAGGGCCCGGGAGGGTTTACGCACCGTGGTTCCCACAATCTTCCCACCGAGCGCGGTCAACAGAGGGGAAAGTGTCCACGTGCGACCACCAGAGCCAGAGAGGAGGCCTAGACCGACTCCAACAGCTTCTCTGACAGTCCAAGAAGCCGTGCGGTTCCCCAAAAAGAGAGGGCGCAAACCCAAGCTGCAGTTACAATATGAGAAAGATAATGAAGGCAGCTCAGAGCCGGACACCAAAAGGAGCAGGTCACTGGAGGAGCCGGTGTCACACGGTTTGTCCAAAATGCCCCGACGCTTGTTTCATCACGGAGAGACGTCAGATCACAGCCTCCTCCAGCTTACTAGGAGGTTTCAGGAGAAGACCACAATAACACCCAAACACAGCGGCGAGCAGAGACACGCAGGGTTGTCTTACAGCTGCGCATTCAGTCCAGATGTGCTGAAACGTGATCAGGGGGGAGACAGGACTAAATGTTTGAGCAGGATGTCTATTCCTCGGCCAAACACCTCTGCAGAACACCGCAGACATCAGATGAAAGAGTGCTGTCTGCCCCGGGAACAACCGGCTGTCTCCACACAGTCCGAGTCCATCCACGATAAGTCCACGCGACCAGCATCGTCCTGGACCCCCAGTTACACCAACCTGGACACAGTGACCGTGACAGATGTCACCATGAACTTCTTGACAGTAACCGTGAGAgagagcaaaacagagaaaggttttttcagagagaaaagatga
- the cbx8a gene encoding chromobox protein homolog 8a isoform X1, translating to MELSAVGESVFAAESIIKRRIRRGRWEYLVKWKGWSHKYSTWEPEENILDARLFAAFEERERERELFGPKKRGPKPETFLLKAKAKEKAYEFRREAPRGIQVSYPIPEPVITPRAREGLRTVVPTIFPPSAVNRGESVHVRPPEPERRPRPTPTASLTVQEAVRFPKKRGRKPKLQLQYEKDNEGSSEPDTKRSRSLEEPVSHGLSKMPRRLFHHGETSDHSLLQLTRRFQEKTTITPKHSGEQRHAGLSYSCAFSPDVLKRDQGGDRTKCLSRMSIPRPNTSAEHRRHQMKECCLPREQPAVSTQSESIHDKSTRPASSWTPSYTNLDTVTVTDVTMNFLTVTVRESKTEKGFFREKR from the exons ATGGAGCTCTCGGCTGTTGGTGAGAGCGTCTTCGCAGCTGAGTCTATAATTAAACGGCGGATCAGACGG GGTCGCTGGGAATATCTCGTGAAATGGAAGGGCTGGTCTCACAA GTACAGCACTTGGGAGCCGGAGGAAAACATTCTGGATGCACGTCTCTTCGCTGCCTTCGAGGAGAG GGAGCGCGAAAGGGAGCTGTTCGGGCCGAAGAAGAGGGGTCCCAAACCTGAGACATTTCTCTTAAAG gccaaagcaaaagaaaaggcGTATGAATTTAGAAGAGAGGCTCCCAGGGGGATCCAGGTTTCCTATCCCATCCCGGAGCCTGTCATAACACCGAGGGCCCGGGAGGGTTTACGCACCGTGGTTCCCACAATCTTCCCACCGAGCGCGGTCAACAGAGGGGAAAGTGTCCACGTGCGACCACCAGAGCCAGAGAGGAGGCCTAGACCGACTCCAACAGCTTCTCTGACAGTCCAAGAAGCCGTGCGGTTCCCCAAAAAGAGAGGGCGCAAACCCAAGCTGCAGTTACAATATGAGAAAGATAATGAAGGCAGCTCAGAGCCGGACACCAAAAGGAGCAGGTCACTGGAGGAGCCGGTGTCACACGGTTTGTCCAAAATGCCCCGACGCTTGTTTCATCACGGAGAGACGTCAGATCACAGCCTCCTCCAGCTTACTAGGAGGTTTCAGGAGAAGACCACAATAACACCCAAACACAGCGGCGAGCAGAGACACGCAGGGTTGTCTTACAGCTGCGCATTCAGTCCAGATGTGCTGAAACGTGATCAGGGGGGAGACAGGACTAAATGTTTGAGCAGGATGTCTATTCCTCGGCCAAACACCTCTGCAGAACACCGCAGACATCAGATGAAAGAGTGCTGTCTGCCCCGGGAACAACCGGCTGTCTCCACACAGTCCGAGTCCATCCACGATAAGTCCACGCGACCAGCATCGTCCTGGACCCCCAGTTACACCAACCTGGACACAGTGACCGTGACAGATGTCACCATGAACTTCTTGACAGTAACCGTGAGAgagagcaaaacagagaaaggttttttcagagagaaaagatga